The following proteins are encoded in a genomic region of Coffea eugenioides isolate CCC68of chromosome 6, Ceug_1.0, whole genome shotgun sequence:
- the LOC113773485 gene encoding pentatricopeptide repeat-containing protein At1g31430 — MKPISRQFVSHLSTAPSSRTTILTKKSSVYLLKTCKSMTHLMQIQAQVLILGLHQNLDIIHKLVAFTADPFLGNLGYAQRIFDHVETPSLFIYNVMIKAHTKAGNFRKALCLFDQLRKHGLWPDNYTYPFVFKAIGELKSVREGEKIHGFVLKSGDGFDCYVCNSIMDCYGVEGSVDSLRKVFDEMRQRDLVSWNVLISGFVRCHKFEDAIGVYTRMRQEANLKPDEATVVSTLSACTALRNLELGREIHDYVSNELELTVIIGNALLDMYSKCGCLNIARQIFDTIPNRNVICWTSMVSGYISNGKLDDARELFDRSPVRDLVLWTAMINGYVQFNRVDDALALFREMQMERIIPDKFTLVTLLTGCAQLGAMEQGEWLHACIEENRISIDAVVGTALIEMYAKCGFIEKSLAIFNTLKEKDTASWTALICALAMNGESCKALELFSGMKQAGIKPDDITFIGVLSACSHGGLVEEGRQHFDSMKNVYHIEPKLEHYGCLIDLFGRAGLLGEAQDMIANIPNKDNKIVVPLYGALLSACRTYGDVDMGERIANILIQIQCSDSSTHSLLANIYASANRWEDVKKVRREMSTLGFKKSPGCSSIEVDSNIHELIAGHLQHWNEID; from the coding sequence ATGAAACCTATTTCCCGCCAATTTGTTTCGCACTTGTCAACTGCCCCCTCTTCACGAACAACAATCCTCACCAAGAAATCATCCGTATACCTCCTCAAGACTTGCAAATCCATGACCCACCTGATGCAAATCCAAGCGCAAGTCTTGATATTAGGCCTCCACCAAAACTTAGACATTATCCACAAGCTTGTGGCCTTCACTGCTGACCCTTTTCTAGGAAACCTCGGCTATGCACAAAGAATCTTTGACCACGTTGAAACCCCGAGTCTATTTATCTACAATGTGATGATCAAAGCACACAcgaaagctggaaatttcagaaAAGCCCTTTGTTTGTTTGATCAGCTAAGAAAGCACGGTTTGTGGCCTGATAATTACACTTATCCCTTTGTTTTTAAGGCCATTGGAGAGTTGAAATCTGTAAGAGAAGGTGAAAAGATTCATGGCTTTGTGTTGAAAAGTGGGGATGGATTTGATTGCTATGTTTGTAACTCAATCATGGATTGTTATGGCGTGGAAGGTTCTGTGGACAGTTTGAGAAAGGTGTTTGACGAAATGCGTCAGAGAGACTTGGTCTCGTGGAATGTCTTAATATCTGGGTTTGTTAGGTGCCATAAATTCGAGGATGCCATTGGGGTATATACGAGGATGAGGCAAGAAGCAAATCTTAAACCTGATGAGGCTACGGTTGTGAGTACTTTATCTGCTTGTACTGCACTGAGAAATTTGGAACTTGGGCGAGAAATACATGACTATGTGAGCAATGAACTTGAATTGACTGTTATAATTGGAAATGCCTTGTTGGATATGTATTCCAAGTGTGGATGCTTGAATATAGCTAGGCAAATTTTTGATACCATACCAAACAGGAATGTCATATGTTGGACAAGTATGGTTTCAGGTTATATCAGTAATGGTAAGCTCGATGATGCCAGAGAATTGTTTGATAGAAGTCCAGTTCGCGATCTTGTTCTTTGGACAGCTATGATCAATGGGTATGTACAGTTTAATCGTGTCGATGATGCACTCGCCTTGTTTAGGGAGATGCAAATGGAAAGGATAATACCAGATAAATTcacattggttactttacttacTGGATGTGCTCAGTTGGGTGCCATGGAACAAGGGGAATGGCTTCATGCTTGCATTGAGGAAAACAGGATATCAATAGATGCTGTTGTCGGCACTGCTTTGATAGAGATGTATGCAAAGTGTGGATTTATTGAAAAATCCCTGGCAATTTTCAACACGTTGAAGGAGAAAGACACGGCATCCTGGACTGCTCTTATTTGTGCTCTAGCCATGAACGGTGAGTCCTGCAAGGCGCTGGAACTGTTCTCAGGAATGAAACAAGCTGGAATTAAACCTGATGATATCACTTTCATTGGAGTTTTAAGTGCTTGCAGTCATGGTGGACTAGTAGAGGAAGGCCGCCAACATTTTGATTCCATGAAAAATGTCTATCACATTGAACCAAAGTTAGAGCATTATGGGTGCTTGATAGATCTTTTTGGTCGCGCTGGACTATTAGGGGAAGCTCAAGACATGATAGCAAATATACCCAATAAAGATAACAAAATTGTAGTACCCCTTTATGGTGCTTTGCTCAGCGCTTGCAGAACCTATGGTGATGTCGATATGGGTGAACGCATTGCTAACATTTTGATACAAATTCAATGTAGTGATTCTAGTACTCATTCTCTTCTGGCCAACATTTATGCGTCAGCCAACAGGTGGGAAGATGTCAAAAAGGTCAGAAGGGAAATGAGCACCCTTGGATTTAAGAAGTCCCCTGGATGCAGTTCAATTGAAGTTGATAGCAATATACATGAGTTGATTGCTGGCCATTTGCAGCACTGGAATGAAATAGACTAA
- the LOC113774669 gene encoding GDP-fucose transporter 1, whose amino-acid sequence MASIRFDSSKQAYATSSLVVGYALCSSLLAVINKFAITKFNYPGLLTALQYLTSALGVWVLGKLGFLHHDPFTWDIAKKFLPAATVFYLAIFTNTNLLRHANVDTFIVFRSCTPLLVAIADTAFRRQPCPSKLTFLSLVIILGAAIGYVVTDYGFTITAYSWAFAYMVTITTEMVYIKHMVTNLGLNTWGFVLYNNLLSLMMAPLFWIITGEYVEVFTALGVNRGNLFEPVAFLAVSLSCVFGMLISFFGFAARKAISATAFTVTGVVNKFLTVAINVLIWDKHASPFGLVCLLLTIAGGVLYQQSVTGVSNAPVQRESGASMYSERKQSEDDRSADDVEKGIQ is encoded by the coding sequence atGGCTTCGATTCGATTTGATTCATCCAAGCAAGCTTATGCTACTAGCAGTCTTGTGGTGGGCTATGCATTATGCTCTAGTTTACTTGCTGTCATAAACAAGTTTGCCATAACTAAATTCAACTACCCGGGTCTCCTCACTGCATTGCAGTACTTAACTTCAGCTCTGGGCGTTTGGGTCTTAGGGAAATTGGGATTCTTGCACCATGATCCATTCACATGGGACATTGCCAAGAAATTCTTGCCTGCAGCTACTGTTTTCTACCTGGCAATCTTCACAAATACCAATCTTTTGCGACACGCCAATGTGGATACTTTCATAGTCTTTAGATCTTGCACACCCCTTTTGGTGGCTATTGCCGATACTGCATTTAGGAGGCAACCATGTCCATCAAAGTTGACCTTTTTATCGTTGGTGATTATTCTGGGTGCCGCCATTGGGTATGTTGTTACTGATTATGGTTTTACGATAACTGCTTATTCGTGGGCATTTGCATATATGGTGACTATTACGACTGAGATGGTTTATATTAAACACATGGTGACTAATCTTGGATTGAATACGTGGGGTTTTGTGTTGTACAACAATTTGTTGTCCTTGATGATGGCTCCTCTATTTTGGATCATTACTGGAGAGTATGTTGAAGTATTCACGGCTTTGGGAGTGAACAGGGGAAATCTCTTTGAGCCTGTTGCGTTTCTGGCTGTATCGTTGTCTTGTGTGTTTGGAATGCTTATTAGTTTCTTTGGCTTTGCAGCCAGGAAGGCAATATCTGCTACCGCATTTACTGTGACTGGTGTGGTGAATAAGTTTCTGACTGTGGCTATTAATGTGTTGATCTGGGATAAGCATGCTAGCCCATTTGGTTTGGTCTGCTTGCTACTGACTATTGCTGGTGGTGTCCTTTATCAGCAATCTGTTACCGGAGTTAGCAATGCCCCAGTTCAAAGGGAATCTGGAGCCTCTATGTATTCGGAACGTAaacaaagtgaagatgatcgtAGTGCAGATGATGTAGAAAAGGGTATCCAGTAA
- the LOC113775795 gene encoding uncharacterized protein LOC113775795: protein MEGYRSLTTNAIGFCLLPSELIQYIILRLALPDIVRLKSVNKSISSMISDQDFVRDYNLHSSSVTWLFIYKKRWHRDSMLQGYTNCSNRWFKILIADMLKSVAPPGEDLYLLTASGNIFLFALNNRLEVISVNPMSKTVKKIPPSPLGPRGTSSWRRSGIKLLSGPPGSDHFRFLFAEMRENQPTLFEYDSRSNEWSSTEAGENVVSAETGRDYGTIYLSAYNGTSGSVIIAKGKGTTDQDERDAAAVVRPRFVGWGGNEGGQLAVGFSWGNAIDRLYVYGDGKAMIVRSNGVEDGNRRAMRMLNGLELWGLSSSGGHWELISTVPNELVEKIRKPYGAMMGCLEQRLGVVRAILMSNLEGVWDIIWLCYELESRIWNWVPIPDCKMKGANMAGIAFSSGLTLK, encoded by the coding sequence ATGGAGGGTTATCGGAGTTTGACCACGAATGCCATCGGTTTTTGTCTACTCCCATCGGAACTCATACAGTACATAATTCTCCGGTTGGCTTTACCTGATATTGTCCGATTAAAATCGGTCAACAAATCCATCTCATCGATGATCTCGGACCAAGACTTTGTCCGAGACTATAATCTCCATTCCAGCTCCGTCACCTGGCTATTTATATACAAGAAAAGATGGCATCGGGATTCCATGCTTCAGGGCTACACCAACTGTTCCAATCGATGGTTCAAGATTCTGATTGCTGATATGTTGAAGTCCGTGGCTCCACCAGGGGAGGACCTGTACTTGCTGACGGCATCGGGTAATATTTTTCTGTTTGCCTTGAATAACCGCCTGGAAGTTATTTCAGTTAACCCCATGTCCAAAACGGTTAAGAAAATCCCCCCAAGTCCATTAGGTCCACGGGGCACGTCATCCTGGCGACGATCGGGCATCAAATTACTATCTGGCCCCCCAGGTTCAGATCATTTTCGATTTTTATTCGCAGAAATGCGGGAAAATCAACCAACTCTATTCGAGTATGATTCCAGAAGCAATGAGTGGAGCTCCACTGAAGCAGGAGAAAATGTTGTCAGTGCCGAAACAGGAAGAGATTACGGTACCATTTATCTGAGCGCATACAATGGAACCAGTGGAAGTGTCATCATTGCAAAAGGCAAAGGGACAACCGACCAAGATGAACGTGACGCGGCCGCGGTTGTACGGCCAAGATTTGTGGGATGGGGAGGAAATGAAGGGGGACAGCTAGCTGTTGGATTTAGCTGGGGAAATGCGATTGATCGGCTATACGTGTACGGCGATGGGAAGGCGATGATCGTGAGATCCAACGGCGTTGAAGATGGGAATAGGAGGGCGATGAGGATGTTGAATGGGTTAGAGCTGTGGGGGCTGAGCTCAAGTGGGGGGCATTGGGAACTGATATCAACGGTTCCGAATGAACTGGTTGAGAAAATTAGGAAGCCTTATGGGGCTATGATGGGGTGTTTGGAGCAAAGGCTGGGAGTTGTAAGAGCCATCTTGATGTCCAACTTGGAGGGCGTATGGGACATTATATGGCTATGTTATGAATTAGAGAGCAGGATTTGGAATTGGGTTCCAATTCCGGATTGCAAAATGAAGGGTGCCAACATGGCCGGAATTGCCTTTTCTTCTGGCCTCACACTGAAGTAA